In Piliocolobus tephrosceles isolate RC106 chromosome 5, ASM277652v3, whole genome shotgun sequence, a single genomic region encodes these proteins:
- the TPBG gene encoding trophoblast glycoprotein — MPGGCSRGPAAGDGRLRLARLALVLLGWVSSSSPTSSASSFSSSAPFLASAASAQPPLPDQCPALCECSEAARTVKCVNRNLTEVPTDLPPYVRNLFLTGNQLAVLPAGAFARRPPLAELAALNLSGSRLDEVRAGAFEHLPSLRQLDLSHNPLAYLSPFAFSGSNASISAPSPLVELILNHIVPPDDKRQNRSFEGMVAAALVAGRALQGLHSLELASNHFIYLPRDVLAQLPSLRHLDLSNNSLVSLTYVSFRNLTHLESLHLEDNALKVLHNGTLAELQGLPHVRVFLDSNPWVCDCHMADMVTWLKQTEVVQGKDRLTCAFPEKMRNRVLLELNSADLDCDPILPPSLQTSYVFLGIVLALIGAIFLLVLYLNRKGIKKWMHNIRDACRDHMEGYHYRYEINADPRLTNLSSNSDV, encoded by the coding sequence ATGCCTGGGGGGTGCTCCCGGGGCCCCGCCGCCGGGGACGGGCGGCTGCGGCTGGCGCGACTGGCGCTGGTTCTCCTGGGCTGGGTCTCCTCGTCTTCTCCCACCTCCTCGgcatcctccttctcctcctcggCGCCGTTCCTGGCTTCCGCCGCGTCCGCCCAGCCCCCGCTGCCCGACCAGTGTCCCGCGCTTTGCGAGTGTTCCGAGGCGGCGCGCACAGTCAAGTGCGTTAACCGCAATCTGACGGAGGTGCCCACGGACCTGCCCCCCTACGTGCGCAACCTTTTCCTTACCGGCAACCAGCTGGCGGTGCTCCCTGCCGGCGCCTTCGCCCGCCGGCCGCCGCTGGCGGAGCTGGCTGCGCTCAACCTCAGCGGCAGCCGCCTGGACGAGGTGCGGGCGGGCGCCTTCGAGCATCTGCCCAGCCTGCGCCAGCTCGATCTCAGCCACAACCCACTGGCCTACCTCAGCCCCTTCGCTTTCTCGGGCAGCAATGCCAGCATTTCGGCCCCCAGTCCCCTTGTGGAACTGATCCTGAACCACATCGTGCCCCCTGATGATAAGCGGCAGAACCGGAGCTTcgagggcatggtggcggcggcCCTGGTGGCGGGCCGTGCACTGCAGGGGCTCCACAGCCTGGAGCTAGCCAGCAACCACTTCATTTACCTGCCGCGGGATGTGCTGGCCCAACTGCCCAGCCTCAGGCACCTGGACTTAAGTAACAATTCGCTGGTGAGCCTGACCTACGTGTCCTTCCGCAACCTGACACATCTAGAAAGCCTCCACCTGGAGGACAATGCCCTCAAGGTCCTTCACAATGGCACCCTGGCTGAGTTGCAAGGTCTACCCCACGTTAGGGTCTTCCTGGACAGCAATCCCTGGGTTTGCGACTGCCACATGGCAGACATGGTGACCTGGCTCAAGCAAACAGAGGTGGTGCAGGGCAAAGACCGGCTAACCTGTGCTTTTCCGGAAAAAATGAGGAATCGGGTCCTCTTGGAACTCAACAGTGCCGACCTGGACTGTGACCCGATTCTTCCCCCATCCCTGCAAACCTCTTATGTCTTCCTGGGTATTGTTTTAGCCCTGATAGGCGCTATTTTCCTCCTGGTTTTGTATTTGAACCGCAAGGGGATAAAAAAGTGGATGCATAACATCAGAGATGCCTGCAGGGATCACATGGAAGGGTATCATTACAGATATGAAATCAATGCGGACCCCAGGTTAACAAACCTCAGTTCTAACTCGGATGTCTGA